The following coding sequences are from one Clostridioides difficile ATCC 9689 = DSM 1296 window:
- the dnaB gene encoding replicative DNA helicase — protein sequence MEDMTRIPPHSVESEQSILGSILLDKDAIITVTETIKPDDFYKEAHKIIYECMITLSNKGEPIDLITLTEELRKQGHLNDIGGISYITSLSTIVPTTSNVKYYADIVKEKSVLRKLIKASNEIINLGYSGATKIEDVLEQAEKSIFDISQEKTSDDFKSINLVLMDAYDMIEKLYTNKSDVTGITTGFKDLNKKINGLQRTDLILIAARPAMGKTAFSLNLVQNAALKGDASVAVFSLEMSKEQLVQRMLSSQSSVELKKIKTGTLNDNDWPRIIDAMAVLSDAKIHIDDTPGIKISELRSKCRKLKIEKGLDLVLIDYLQLMEGEGNNESRQQEISKISRSLKILAKELNCPVVALSQLSRAPEQRADHRPMLSDLRESGAIEQDADIVMFLYRDEYYHADSESKNIGEVIIAKNRHGETGSVELVWLGEVQRFGDKLRDL from the coding sequence ATGGAAGATATGACGAGAATTCCTCCTCATAGTGTAGAATCAGAACAATCAATATTGGGTTCTATACTTCTAGATAAAGATGCTATAATAACGGTTACAGAAACTATAAAGCCTGATGATTTCTATAAAGAGGCTCACAAAATAATATATGAATGTATGATAACTTTAAGTAATAAAGGTGAGCCTATAGACTTGATAACATTAACAGAAGAACTAAGAAAACAAGGGCATCTTAATGATATTGGAGGAATCAGTTATATTACAAGTCTTTCTACTATAGTACCGACGACTTCAAATGTAAAATACTATGCTGATATAGTAAAAGAAAAGTCTGTACTTAGAAAGCTTATAAAAGCTTCTAATGAAATAATAAATCTAGGATATAGTGGAGCAACTAAGATTGAAGATGTTTTAGAACAAGCTGAAAAGAGTATATTTGATATATCACAGGAGAAAACTAGTGATGATTTTAAATCTATAAACTTAGTTTTGATGGATGCCTATGATATGATAGAAAAATTATACACTAACAAGAGTGATGTCACTGGTATAACTACTGGTTTTAAAGATTTAAACAAAAAAATAAATGGTCTTCAAAGGACTGATTTAATATTAATTGCAGCTAGACCAGCAATGGGTAAAACTGCCTTTTCTTTAAACTTGGTTCAAAATGCAGCCTTAAAAGGTGATGCCTCTGTAGCTGTATTTAGTTTAGAGATGTCTAAGGAACAATTAGTACAACGTATGTTATCTTCACAATCTAGTGTAGAATTAAAAAAAATAAAGACTGGAACACTTAATGATAATGATTGGCCTAGAATTATAGATGCTATGGCAGTATTATCAGATGCCAAAATACACATAGATGATACTCCTGGTATAAAAATATCAGAACTAAGGTCAAAGTGTAGAAAGTTAAAAATAGAAAAAGGACTAGATTTAGTGCTTATTGATTATCTTCAACTTATGGAAGGTGAAGGTAATAATGAAAGCAGACAACAAGAGATATCTAAGATATCAAGGTCACTAAAAATATTAGCAAAAGAATTAAACTGTCCTGTAGTAGCACTATCTCAGTTATCACGTGCACCAGAACAAAGAGCAGACCATAGACCTATGTTATCTGATTTAAGAGAGTCTGGAGCAATAGAACAGGATGCAGATATAGTTATGTTCTTATACAGGGACGAATATTATCATGCTGATTCTGAGAGTAAAAATATAGGAGAAGTAATAATAGCAAAAAATAGACACGGTGAAACTGGTTCTGTGGAACTTGTTTGGCTTGGTGAAGTTCAAAGATTTGGGGATAAGTTGAGAGACCTATAA
- a CDS encoding single-stranded DNA-binding protein: MNQVVLVGRLTRDPELRYIPGTGTPVASFTIAIDRDYVKKDGSKETDFIPVEVMGKSAEFCANYITKGRLVALQGSIRVDNYQTQSGEKRTFTKVSTRSVQALDSKNKSENSYRESAPAFEPSFEPQGLDPQGFQAIDDDDIPF, translated from the coding sequence ATGAATCAAGTTGTATTAGTGGGAAGGTTGACTAGAGACCCTGAATTAAGATACATCCCAGGTACAGGAACACCAGTGGCATCCTTTACAATAGCCATTGATAGAGACTATGTAAAAAAAGATGGATCTAAAGAAACTGATTTTATACCTGTTGAAGTAATGGGTAAATCTGCTGAATTTTGTGCTAACTACATAACTAAAGGTAGATTAGTAGCACTTCAAGGATCTATAAGAGTAGACAATTATCAGACACAATCAGGTGAAAAGAGAACTTTTACAAAAGTAAGTACTAGATCAGTACAAGCTTTGGATAGTAAGAATAAATCGGAAAATTCATATAGAGAGAGTGCTCCAGCTTTTGAGCCAAGCTTTGAACCTCAAGGTTTAGACCCACAAGGTTTCCAAGCTATAGATGATGACGATATACCATTTTAA
- a CDS encoding YybS family protein: MNNKIRLSKAMSIIVLAIIIALVIAYIPMLGIFSMLAAVPYVIIGAITDRKYSLISILVTFCVLILFADISYALNICIMYSLPGIVIGKMLKRSFEQEDSNKFEPIYGGTIIFVLSMLVYFFVLKTFLNVNLLDEVSKMISEIVNIQKNSFSATELKVFDKMKPDEIVSYFTNMLPMMLFLQGLLSAFVTYYLSVFFIKRITKMNIRFPKFADFYLPGNAILTTFLLYLLVLFIQIIGSKLYTELIMTNLQLVFNLMFVIQGIAVCIYFLKKWIRQGPNKIMFFSGIILCLFGFMGISFVGMVDSIIDFRKVRSYKST; this comes from the coding sequence TTGAATAATAAAATTAGACTATCTAAGGCAATGTCTATAATAGTTTTAGCTATAATAATCGCTTTAGTAATAGCCTATATTCCAATGCTAGGAATATTTAGTATGTTAGCAGCTGTTCCATATGTAATTATAGGTGCTATTACTGATAGAAAGTATTCTCTTATATCTATTTTGGTTACATTTTGCGTACTGATTCTATTTGCAGATATTTCTTACGCATTAAATATATGTATAATGTATTCTTTACCAGGTATAGTAATAGGAAAGATGCTAAAGAGAAGCTTTGAACAAGAGGACAGTAATAAATTCGAACCGATATATGGTGGAACCATAATATTTGTACTTTCAATGCTTGTATATTTTTTTGTATTAAAGACATTTTTAAATGTGAATCTATTAGATGAAGTTTCTAAGATGATATCAGAAATTGTAAATATTCAAAAAAATAGTTTTTCTGCAACTGAACTTAAAGTGTTTGATAAAATGAAGCCAGATGAGATTGTAAGTTATTTTACAAATATGCTACCAATGATGTTATTTTTACAAGGGTTGTTATCAGCGTTTGTCACATATTATTTGAGTGTATTTTTTATAAAAAGGATTACAAAGATGAATATAAGATTTCCTAAGTTTGCTGATTTTTATTTACCGGGAAATGCTATACTCACAACTTTCTTACTTTATTTATTAGTCTTATTTATTCAAATTATTGGTTCAAAATTATATACAGAATTAATAATGACTAATTTACAGCTAGTTTTTAATTTAATGTTTGTAATTCAAGGTATAGCAGTTTGCATTTATTTCTTAAAGAAATGGATAAGACAGGGACCAAATAAAATTATGTTTTTTTCAGGGATAATTTTATGTTTATTTGGATTTATGGGAATATCTTTTGTTGGTATGGTAGATAGTATAATTGACTTTAGAAAGGTAAGAAGCTATAAATCCACTTAG
- the rpsF gene encoding 30S ribosomal protein S6 yields the protein MRNYELVYVVKPNSDEEVREAILNKVKEVVATDGEIVKVDTWGTKKLAYPIAKFTEGFYVLVNFKSAVDVPKEIDRNLKINENVIRHMIVVA from the coding sequence GTGAGAAATTATGAATTAGTTTATGTGGTAAAGCCAAACTCTGATGAAGAAGTAAGAGAGGCTATACTAAACAAAGTTAAGGAAGTTGTTGCAACTGACGGAGAAATAGTTAAAGTTGATACTTGGGGAACTAAAAAATTAGCTTATCCAATAGCTAAGTTTACAGAAGGTTTCTATGTATTAGTTAACTTCAAATCAGCAGTAGACGTTCCTAAAGAGATAGACAGAAACTTAAAGATAAATGAAAACGTAATAAGACACATGATAGTTGTTGCTTAA
- a CDS encoding MazG-like family protein: MKIDKGSEITRNIKIIEWMKTEILMSVSDLFNLLFKGVKPLDEAIQDTLANIIMITYLLAKRLGISFRDVDYKVKEKIKIGIDEDHSVERWYGDLSNLKKHMDNRE, encoded by the coding sequence GTGAAAATAGATAAAGGTTCTGAGATAACGAGAAACATAAAGATAATAGAATGGATGAAAACAGAAATATTAATGAGTGTAAGTGATTTGTTTAATTTATTGTTTAAAGGGGTAAAACCATTAGATGAAGCAATTCAAGATACTTTAGCAAATATAATAATGATAACATATCTCTTAGCAAAGAGATTAGGAATTAGTTTTAGAGATGTGGATTATAAAGTCAAGGAAAAAATAAAAATTGGTATAGATGAGGACCATAGCGTTGAAAGATGGTATGGGGATTTATCTAATTTAAAAAAACATATGGATAATAGGGAGTGA
- a CDS encoding DHH family phosphoesterase encodes MSNKQAFKLNMPEINLYIIVIGISSIILLYYNLYVGCLFFCIFVYMVFHNWRTTNIRRHEWTEYIQNLSLDIDETTKKAIINLPIPLCILEFDGNISWYNGKFYDMIGQKDLLDKNIEDIVKNLNLRKVLNENKEMYTEINYKEKEYTIIYNVIKNDQEKNPKYLMILYWIDKTEYLKVKQNYDDEKNAMMLIQVDGYDEVLKSAAEDKRALINVEVEKILSALELNSNGALRRTSKDKFFLVMHKKELKKLEAEKFSILDTIRHIDYGNNLPVTISIGIGIDGDTLNENLKLATGALDLALGRGGDQAVVKTKDKFVFYGGKSKAVEKKTKVKSRLIGHALREVIQQSDQVYIMGHKYPDMDAMGAAVGVYDICKSCNKTANIVLQSVNESIEIFINKINENNYYKKLFIGKEEAIDNCTKNTLVVVVDTHRPNYTECEELLKLSEKVVVIDHHRRGVEFINDAVLLFHEIYVSSTCEMVTELVQYMDEDVTINKLTAEGLLAGISLDTKNFAFKTGVRTFEAASYLRKVGADTIEVKKFFNSDVKDFIIKAEIIQSTKIINNRICLAYSSTEIDSINVIIAQTADELLNIKEVEASFVLGEKDDTIFISARSLGQINVHVLMEKLGGGGHIDIAGAQLKNVSLKEAYKMVNKIIEEYLEEEE; translated from the coding sequence ATGAGTAATAAACAAGCCTTTAAATTAAATATGCCAGAAATAAATTTATATATAATTGTTATTGGTATTTCTAGTATAATTTTGCTTTATTACAACTTGTATGTAGGGTGTTTATTTTTCTGTATTTTTGTATATATGGTTTTTCACAATTGGAGAACTACTAATATTAGACGTCATGAATGGACAGAGTATATTCAAAATTTATCTTTAGATATAGATGAAACAACTAAAAAAGCCATAATAAATCTTCCAATACCATTATGTATTTTAGAATTTGATGGAAATATATCCTGGTATAATGGAAAGTTTTATGATATGATTGGTCAAAAAGATTTACTTGATAAAAATATAGAGGATATAGTTAAAAATCTTAATTTAAGAAAAGTATTAAATGAAAATAAAGAGATGTACACAGAAATAAACTATAAAGAAAAAGAATATACAATAATTTATAATGTTATAAAAAATGATCAAGAAAAAAATCCTAAATATTTGATGATATTATACTGGATAGACAAGACTGAATATTTAAAAGTAAAACAAAATTATGATGATGAAAAAAATGCAATGATGCTAATACAAGTAGATGGATATGATGAAGTATTAAAAAGTGCAGCAGAAGATAAGAGAGCTTTAATTAATGTTGAAGTAGAGAAAATACTTTCTGCTTTAGAATTAAATTCAAATGGTGCATTGAGAAGAACTTCAAAAGACAAATTCTTCTTGGTAATGCATAAAAAAGAGTTAAAAAAATTGGAAGCTGAGAAGTTTTCTATTTTAGATACAATAAGACATATTGATTATGGAAATAATCTTCCTGTTACTATAAGTATAGGAATTGGTATAGATGGAGATACATTAAATGAGAACCTAAAACTTGCTACGGGTGCTCTCGATTTAGCACTTGGTAGAGGTGGTGACCAGGCTGTTGTAAAAACAAAAGATAAATTTGTGTTTTATGGAGGAAAATCTAAAGCTGTAGAAAAGAAAACCAAAGTAAAATCCAGATTAATAGGTCATGCTTTAAGAGAGGTTATACAACAAAGTGACCAGGTTTATATAATGGGACATAAATATCCTGATATGGATGCTATGGGAGCAGCAGTTGGTGTTTATGATATATGTAAATCCTGTAACAAAACTGCAAACATAGTTTTACAATCTGTAAATGAATCTATAGAAATATTTATAAATAAAATAAATGAAAATAATTACTATAAAAAGTTGTTTATTGGAAAAGAGGAAGCTATTGACAACTGCACTAAAAATACATTAGTTGTAGTAGTTGATACTCATAGACCAAATTATACTGAATGTGAAGAACTGTTAAAGCTATCAGAGAAGGTAGTAGTTATAGACCATCATAGAAGAGGTGTAGAGTTTATAAATGATGCAGTGCTTTTATTCCATGAGATATATGTATCCTCAACGTGTGAAATGGTTACAGAGTTAGTTCAGTATATGGATGAAGATGTAACAATAAATAAACTTACAGCTGAAGGGCTTTTAGCAGGTATAAGTCTAGATACTAAAAACTTTGCATTCAAAACAGGTGTTAGAACTTTTGAAGCTGCTTCTTACCTTAGAAAAGTTGGAGCAGATACTATAGAGGTAAAGAAATTCTTCAATTCTGATGTAAAAGATTTCATAATAAAAGCTGAAATAATTCAAAGTACTAAAATAATTAATAATAGAATATGTTTAGCATATTCAAGTACTGAGATAGATAGTATAAATGTTATAATAGCTCAAACTGCTGATGAGTTATTAAATATCAAAGAAGTAGAAGCTTCCTTTGTATTAGGTGAAAAAGATGATACTATATTTATAAGTGCGAGGTCTTTAGGACAAATAAATGTACATGTACTTATGGAAAAATTAGGAGGCGGGGGACACATAGATATAGCTGGAGCACAGTTAAAAAATGTTTCTCTAAAAGAAGCTTATAAGATGGTAAATAAAATAATAGAGGAGTATTTGGAGGAGGAAGAATAG
- the rpsR gene encoding 30S ribosomal protein S18 — MMNKKRRKKKRVCQFCADKNAKIDYKSTQRLQKYITERGKILPRRISGTCAKHQRELTVAIKRARNIALLPYTLD; from the coding sequence ATGATGAATAAAAAAAGACGTAAGAAAAAAAGAGTTTGTCAATTTTGTGCTGACAAAAACGCTAAAATAGATTACAAAAGTACTCAAAGATTACAAAAGTATATAACTGAAAGAGGAAAGATATTACCAAGAAGAATATCTGGAACTTGTGCTAAGCATCAAAGAGAATTAACAGTTGCTATAAAAAGAGCGAGAAATATAGCACTTTTACCATATACATTAGACTAA
- the rplI gene encoding 50S ribosomal protein L9, with the protein MKVILLKDVKGTGKKGEMKEVSDGYARNFLFPKKMAVQADSVAIKELNEKNKSKEIKAQKEYEEAVLLGKQMEEINIEIYSKAGEGGRLFGSITSKEIAEQLKKQKDIDVDKRKILLDEPIRSLGSTFVEIKIHQKVTTKIRVDVKEKQ; encoded by the coding sequence ATGAAAGTTATATTATTAAAAGACGTAAAGGGAACTGGTAAAAAGGGAGAAATGAAAGAAGTAAGTGATGGATATGCAAGAAATTTCTTATTTCCTAAAAAGATGGCTGTGCAAGCAGATAGTGTAGCAATAAAAGAATTAAATGAAAAGAATAAATCTAAAGAAATAAAAGCACAAAAAGAGTATGAAGAAGCAGTTTTATTAGGTAAGCAAATGGAAGAAATTAATATAGAAATATATTCAAAAGCAGGAGAAGGTGGAAGATTATTTGGTTCAATAACTTCTAAAGAAATTGCTGAGCAATTAAAGAAACAAAAAGACATAGATGTAGATAAAAGAAAAATATTATTAGATGAACCAATAAGATCTTTAGGTTCAACTTTCGTAGAAATAAAAATACATCAAAAAGTAACTACTAAAATAAGAGTGGATGTAAAAGAAAAACAGTAA